The following nucleotide sequence is from Nitrososphaerota archaeon.
ACGTTCTTCTCGTCGGAGACCAGTCCCTCGCTCTCAAGGAAGTGCTGCGCGCGGGCGAAGCTCGAGCGCATGTCCTCGACGACGTCGGAGGGGAGGGTGTTCTTGTTCGTGGTGTACGTGGCCTCGATGTCTCCCTTGTGACCCATGAAGAAGGCCCTGTAGTCCCTGATCATCAATCCCCTGGACTCCGCAAGCATCAGCCGCGTTGCGAAAGTGACACGCAGGTCATAGGGCCTGGCGTCGATCCTGCAGTATACCAGCCTCTTCTTGATGATCCTCCCGATCAGCGTGGTCCTCATGAAACGGTTCTTGCTGCGCCAACGGTTCGACATCCCTGGCGTCAGGAGAGGGGACGAAGCGTCGAGCTTCTCACCCACCTTCGCTCTCTCCTCCAGGTACTCGCTGAGAAACCTGCACCCCTCTGCCGGAAGGAAGGTGAAGTATTGGTGCCTGGTCTTGCTCAGGTCCCTTCTGACCACTATCATTGCCGGTATCTTTCGGAATGAGACCTTGACCTCGCCGGAATCGTTTTCCATCACCAGTTCCGGCATGTCTCCCAACGTGAGACCGTCCGTTCCTTCGTAATTGCCTAACGATTCAGGCCTCAAGCCCGACTCGATGATCACGACGGCGGCGCTTCTCGCCTGGGAGGATGCCGTTGAGAAGAGCAGCGCTTGCTCGGAGCTGGTCAGCGCGTCCTTGTTCCTGAGGGTGGGAGTGTCGTTCTCGCCCCTGATCTTGATCTTCCCCACGACCTGGACTCCATTGTGAGAGAGCCATGATTTCACGGCCTTCATGTTCGACTGTATGTAGCTGCCGGCCTTTCCTTGGTTCTCAAGCTCGGTGACGAGGTCCATCAGGAAATTGTAGGCCCATCGCTCGTCCGACCTCGCGTGCAACACCAGATCGTGTGGACGGAGGGCCCTTGTACTGCAAAGGAACCCGAGCCTGCGCAGGTAGACGCTGGCCGTAAGCCTTGATCCCCTACAGACATTATCATACCAGCGCTGAAGGTCCGTGTCCTCCTTCAAGAGAGCCCAGTACGGAGACCTCGACCTTCCCCTGTAGACCCGGCTCTTTTCACCACTTGTGGAATTGCCTTCTTCCTTCTTTCCGGGAGGACCCTCTTTGACCAGTCCTTGATTCACAATAGAGATGTCGCCGGATATTCTTAACGGGGGTTCCAGCACTGAAGAGTAGCGGGCCCGGTGGGATTTGAACCCACGACCTCTGCGAGCCTTCGGCTCCCTACAGCTTAGAAGGCTGCCACGCTATCCGTACTTCGCTCTCAACGTGGATCTGCGCTACGGGCCCGAGGAACGCCGTCCGTGGTTTCGACATAAGTCTTTGCCGCACCTCCCCGTCTCACAGCGGTCGAACCGAGTCCTAATTCGGAAGGATTTTATCACATGTGAGGTGAAACAGACGCCTTGGCCGCATCCCAGCAGCGGCTCTTCGGCACCAACGGAGTGAGGTTCGTCCCCGGCATCTCCTACGACCTGGATTTCGCGATCAACCTCAGCGAGGCCATCGGGACATACTTCGGAAGCGGGGAGGTCCTTGTTGGCCAGGACGGAAGGGTCTCCAGTCCCGCCCTTGCCAACGCAGCCATCTCAGGACTGATGAGCTCCGGCGTGGACGTGGCCGAGGCCGGGCTCGTCCCCACTCCCGCCCTCCAGTACGCAGTGAAGACCATGGGCTCCAGAGGCGGAGTGATGGTCACCGCTTCCCACAACCCTCCCCAGTACAACGGCCTGAAGGTCGCCGGCCCCGATGGAGTCGAGATTCCCAGACTCGACGAGCAGAGGATAGAGAAGATATTCTACGACAGGTCGCAGACGAAGGCCGACTGGAAGGGGATAGGGGTCGCGAGGCCCGAGCCTTCGGTCGTGAAGAACTACATCTCAGGGATCCTCTCCAAGGTAAACTCCAAGGTCATCTCCGACAGAAAGCTCACTGTCGTGATAGACGCAGGCAACGGGGCCCAGAGCGTCGCCGCCCCCTATCTCGTCGAGGCCCTAGGCTGTAAGGTGATCACTCTCAATTCCGTAGTGGACGGGACTTTCCCGGGCAGGGGACCCGAACCGACACCCGAGACCCTGAAGGACCTATCCGTCACCGTGAAGTCTGTCGGCGCCGACCTGGGGGTAGCCTTCGACGGCGACGGCGACCGCTCGATGTTCTGCGACGAGGAAGGTCGAATCCTCTGGGGGGACCAGACGGGGTGCATGATCGCCGACTACATCCTGGAGAAGCATCCCGAAGGAACGGTCGTCACCTCTGTCGCCTCGACCCAGGCAATCGAGCTCGTAGCGAAAAAGCACCGGGCGAAGGTCTACAGGACCATGGTCGGAAGCGTAGAGGTCTCCCGGACGCTCGTGGAAAGAAAGGGCCTCTTCGGGTTTGAGGAGAACGGAGGGTGCATGTATGCGCCCCACATCCCGGTCCGCGACGGGGCCATGACAACGGCCCTCATGCTCGAATGTCTTGCCAGCAAGGGGATGGCCTTCTCCAGAGCCCTCGCCTTCGCTGTCCCGAAGTTCTATCAGTCTAAGGGCAAGTTCGAGGTGGACAGGAAGAAGGTCGACTCGGTGATGAAGGCCGTCGAGCACCAGGCCAAGGGGGAGGTCGGGAGAATCGACGGGGTGAAGGTCTGGATAGATGAGCAGTCCTGGGTGCTGGTTAGGCCGAGCGGGACCGAATCGATAGTCAGGATCTTCGCCGAATCAGACAGCCAGGAGAAGTCCGACTTGCTCCTGAAGAAGTTCTCAAAGATCGCGAAGGCTGCCTCAGTCTAGGTGCGTCCAGCCGGCATCCTCTATCCGACGCCAACGTCCCTTCGACTTCAGCACCATCTTGCCTTTCTTGGATGTCGCCCGACCTATCCGGAGAAGCTTGCCCCCGGCCTGTCTTGCAGCCTTCTCGGCCGCAGCGAGCTTGGCCGGCGCCACCGTCCCCACTATGACATACTCCTCTCCGCCTCCCAGGACAAGTTCGTCAGCCGAAAGCCCATTCAGTTTTGCGAAATTCGCGACCCCCTCCGCGATTGGCAGCGAGTCCACTTCGAACCCCACGCCGCCGGCCCTTGCAAGGGTGTGGAGGCTCCTCGCAAGCCCGTCGCTGGAATCCATGGCTGAGGTCAGATACTTCCCGAGCGCCAGACCGACGGCGAGGTTCGGGCTGGGGTCGGTTACGCTCCTGACCACTCTCTTCCGGAATCTGCTCTCGGCCCT
It contains:
- the glmM gene encoding phosphoglucosamine mutase, translating into MAASQQRLFGTNGVRFVPGISYDLDFAINLSEAIGTYFGSGEVLVGQDGRVSSPALANAAISGLMSSGVDVAEAGLVPTPALQYAVKTMGSRGGVMVTASHNPPQYNGLKVAGPDGVEIPRLDEQRIEKIFYDRSQTKADWKGIGVARPEPSVVKNYISGILSKVNSKVISDRKLTVVIDAGNGAQSVAAPYLVEALGCKVITLNSVVDGTFPGRGPEPTPETLKDLSVTVKSVGADLGVAFDGDGDRSMFCDEEGRILWGDQTGCMIADYILEKHPEGTVVTSVASTQAIELVAKKHRAKVYRTMVGSVEVSRTLVERKGLFGFEENGGCMYAPHIPVRDGAMTTALMLECLASKGMAFSRALAFAVPKFYQSKGKFEVDRKKVDSVMKAVEHQAKGEVGRIDGVKVWIDEQSWVLVRPSGTESIVRIFAESDSQEKSDLLLKKFSKIAKAASV